A stretch of Cucumis sativus cultivar 9930 chromosome 2, Cucumber_9930_V3, whole genome shotgun sequence DNA encodes these proteins:
- the LOC116402172 gene encoding acetylajmalan esterase-like: MAASTKSSFSLFLLLLLVVLGSSKAHPLKACMFDAIYQLGDSISDTGNLIRENPNTPFSHLPYGQSFFNNPTGRCSNGLLMLDFFALDAGLPLVTPYLNKDGWMDHGVNFAVAGSTALPSQYLSTNYKILSPVTNSSLDHQLEWMFSHFNSICHDQRDCNEKLRSALFLVGEIGGNDYNYALFQGKTIQEAKHMVPDVVRTIKSAVEKVISYGATRVVVPGNFPIGCFPIYLTGFHTNDTSAYDELHCLKDLNGLATYHNDQIKQTIEVLKKENPQTVIVYGDYYNAFLWVIRHAFVLGYDEESLQKSCCGIGGDYKFNLMKMCGAAGVEACPNPNEHISWDGVHLTQNTYKFMTHWLIHHIFPKLHCSIL; encoded by the exons ATGGCGGCTTCTACcaaatcttctttctctcttttccttcttctcctcctcgTTGTTTTGGGTTCGTCCAAAGCTCATCCACTTAAAGCTTGTATGTTTGACGCTATATACCAACTCGGCGACTCAATCTCCGACACCGGAAATCTCATTCGTGAAAACCCCAACACTCCTTTTTCTCATCTTCCTTACGGCCAATCTTTCTTCAACAATCCCACCGGTCGATGCTCCAATGGTCTACTTATGCTTGATTTCTTTG CCTTAGATGCCGGACTTCCTTTGGTGACTCCTTATTTGAATAAAGATGGTTGGATGGATCATGGAGTCAACTTCGCAGTGGCTGGTTCTACAGCTTTACCTTCTCAATATCTTtctacaaattacaaaattttatctcCGGTTACCAACTCTTCTCTCGACCATCAACTTGAATGGATGTTCTCTCATTTCAACTCTATTTGTCACGATCAAAGAG ATTGCAATGAGAAATTAAGGAGTGCTTTGTTCTTGGTGGGTGAGATTGGTGGCAATGACTATAACTATGCCTTATTCCAAGGAAAAACTATACAAGAGGCCAAACACATGGTACCAGATGTTGTTCGAACCATTAAGAGTGCGGTTGAG AAAGTAATAAGCTACGGTGCTACTCGAGTTGTTGTTCCTGGAAACTTTCCCATTGGATGCTTCCCTATCTATCTCACTGGATTCCATACTAACGACACATCCGCTTATGACGAGCTTCACTGTCTAAAGGATTTGAATGGTTTAGCAACCTATCATAAcgatcaaatcaaacaaaccaTTGAAGTACTCAAAAAGGAGAATCCACAGACGGTTATCGTATATGGTGATTATTACAATGCATTTCTATGGGTTATTCGTCATGCTTTTGTTCTAG gATATGACGAAGAATCATTGCAAAAATCATGCTGTGGGATTGGAGGAGATTACAAGTTTAACCTGATGAAAATGTGTGGAGCAGCTGGAGTTGAAGCTTGTCCAAATCCTAATGAACATATCAGTTGGGATGGAGTCCATTTGACACAAAACACTTACAAGTTCATGACTCATTGGCTCATCCATCACATTTTCCCTAAATTGCATTGCAGCATtctttaa
- the LOC101210613 gene encoding dormancy-associated protein homolog 3 isoform X2 — translation MLNPSNFSLNIVPTAPSKLFHTHFRNFLRRVGTSSSAHFFFLSHSQFPMGLLDQLWDDTLAGPRPESGLGKLRKHSTFSGRPTSGNKELDGGRARSYGEDSSESPVRITRSIMIVRPPGYQNGSPPISPAGSSSPASPFSGRESFRFRRRSISEVYTKTTNGGSGSPSSPHNM, via the exons ATGCTTAACCCCTCAAATTTCTCTTTAAATATCGTTCCCACTGCCCCTTCAAAGCTCTTCCATACTCACTTCCGCAACTTTCTTCGCCGTGTCGGAACTTCATCCTCCGcccatttcttctttctctctcattcgCAGTTCCCTATGGGCTTACTCGACCAGCTCTGGGACGATACACTCGCCGGACCGCGGCCGGAAAGTGGCCTCGGCAAGCTTCGGAAACACTCAACGTTTTCTGGTCGACCTACCTCCGGCAACAAGG AGCTCGATGGTGGCCGCGCTAGATCATACGGAGAAGATTCTTCGGAATCGCCGGTGAGGATCACAAGAAGTATTATGATAGTGAGGCCTCCAGGATATCAGAACGGTTCGCCTCCTATTTCACCGGCCGGATCCAGTTCTCCGGCATCTCCCTTTTCTG GTAGAGAATCCTTCCGGTTTCGAAGAAGGTCGATCTCGGAGGTATACACGAAGACAACCAATGGTGGATCCGGGAGCCCTTCTTCTCCTCACAACATGTGA
- the LOC116402175 gene encoding acetylajmalan esterase-like: MFDAIYQLGDSISDTGNLIRENPNTPFSHLPYGQSFFNNPTGRCSNGLLMLDFFALDAGLPLVTPYLNKDGWMDHGVNFAVAGSTALPSQYLSTNYKILSPVTNSSLDHQLEWMFSHFNSICHDQRDCNEKLRSALFLVGEIGGNDYNYALFQGKTIQEAKHMVPDVVRTIKSAVEKVISYGATRVVVPGNFPIGCFPIYLTGFHTNDTSAYDELHCLKDLNGLATYHNDQIKQTIEVLKKENPQTVIVYGDYYNAFLWVIRHAFVLGYDEESLQKSCCGIGGDYKFNLMKMCGAAGVEACPNPNEHISWDGVHLTQNTYKFMTHWLIHHIFPKLHCSIL; the protein is encoded by the exons ATGTTTGACGCTATATACCAACTCGGCGACTCAATCTCCGACACCGGAAATCTCATTCGTGAAAACCCCAACACTCCTTTTTCTCATCTTCCTTACGGCCAATCTTTCTTCAACAATCCCACCGGTCGATGCTCCAATGGTCTACTTATGCTTGATTTCTTTG CCTTAGATGCCGGACTTCCTTTGGTGACTCCTTATTTGAATAAAGATGGTTGGATGGATCATGGAGTCAACTTCGCAGTGGCTGGTTCTACAGCTTTACCTTCTCAATATCTTtctacaaattacaaaattttatctcCGGTTACCAACTCTTCTCTCGACCATCAACTTGAATGGATGTTCTCTCATTTCAACTCTATTTGTCACGATCAAAGAG ATTGCAATGAGAAATTAAGGAGTGCTTTGTTCTTGGTGGGTGAGATTGGTGGCAATGACTATAACTATGCCTTATTCCAAGGAAAAACTATACAAGAGGCCAAACACATGGTACCAGATGTTGTTCGAACCATTAAGAGTGCGGTTGAG AAAGTAATAAGCTACGGTGCTACTCGAGTTGTTGTTCCTGGAAACTTTCCCATTGGATGCTTCCCTATCTATCTCACTGGATTCCATACTAACGACACATCCGCTTATGACGAGCTTCACTGTCTAAAGGATTTGAATGGTTTAGCAACCTATCATAAcgatcaaatcaaacaaaccaTTGAAGTACTCAAAAAGGAGAATCCACAGACGGTTATCGTATATGGTGATTATTACAATGCATTTCTATGGGTTATTCGTCATGCTTTTGTTCTAG gATATGACGAAGAATCATTGCAAAAATCATGCTGTGGGATTGGAGGAGATTACAAGTTTAACCTGATGAAAATGTGTGGAGCAGCTGGAGTTGAAGCTTGTCCAAATCCTAATGAACATATCAGTTGGGATGGAGTCCATTTGACACAAAACACTTACAAGTTCATGACTCATTGGCTCATCCATCACATTTTCCCTAAATTGCATTGCAGCATtctttaa
- the LOC101210613 gene encoding dormancy-associated protein homolog 3 isoform X1 has protein sequence MLNPSNFSLNIVPTAPSKLFHTHFRNFLRRVGTSSSAHFFFLSHSQFPMGLLDQLWDDTLAGPRPESGLGKLRKHSTFSGRPTSGNKELDGGRARSYGEDSSESPVRITRSIMIVRPPGYQNGSPPISPAGSSSPASPFSENPSGFEEGRSRRYTRRQPMVDPGALLLLTTCEI, from the exons ATGCTTAACCCCTCAAATTTCTCTTTAAATATCGTTCCCACTGCCCCTTCAAAGCTCTTCCATACTCACTTCCGCAACTTTCTTCGCCGTGTCGGAACTTCATCCTCCGcccatttcttctttctctctcattcgCAGTTCCCTATGGGCTTACTCGACCAGCTCTGGGACGATACACTCGCCGGACCGCGGCCGGAAAGTGGCCTCGGCAAGCTTCGGAAACACTCAACGTTTTCTGGTCGACCTACCTCCGGCAACAAGG AGCTCGATGGTGGCCGCGCTAGATCATACGGAGAAGATTCTTCGGAATCGCCGGTGAGGATCACAAGAAGTATTATGATAGTGAGGCCTCCAGGATATCAGAACGGTTCGCCTCCTATTTCACCGGCCGGATCCAGTTCTCCGGCATCTCCCTTTTCTG AGAATCCTTCCGGTTTCGAAGAAGGTCGATCTCGGAGGTATACACGAAGACAACCAATGGTGGATCCGGGAGCCCTTCTTCTCCTCACAACATGTGAGATCTAA
- the LOC101221001 gene encoding acetylajmalan esterase-like → MASSSSSSSSITSFVFPFLFLFLLLSPSSNADSLKACNFDGIYQLGDSISDTGNLIRENPNTPFSHLPYGQTFFNSTPTGRCSNGLLIIDYFALDARLPLVNPYLNKDALTRHGINFAVAGSTALSSELLSKKKISSLLTNSSLDLQLDWMFSHFNSICYDQKDCDEKLKNALFLVGEIGANDYNYALLQGKTIEEVKEMVPEVVQAIKNAVERVISYGATRVVVSGNFPIGCFPISLTVFQTNNTTDYDEYDEYHCLKSLNALASYHNDQIKQVIEVLKKENLHTVIVYGDYYNAFLWILRRASMLGFDNGSLQKSCCGIGGDYNFDLKRTCGNNGVGVCPNPDKVISWDGVHLTQKAYKYIADWLILNISPKLNCTL, encoded by the exons atggcttcttcttcttcttcttcttcttctataacttcatttgtttttccatttctctttctttttcttcttctttctccttcctCTAACGCTGATTCACTAAAAGCTTGTAACTTCGATGGTATTTACCAACTCGGCGACTCCATCTCCGACACCGGAAATCTCATTCGAGAAAATCCCAACACCCCTTTTTCTCATCTTCCTTATGGTCAAACATTCTTCAACAGCACCCCAACAGGTCGTTGCTCCAATGGCCTACTTATCATAGATTACTTTG cTTTAGATGCAAGACTTCCATTGGTGAATCCTTACCTTAACAAAGATGCATTGACAAGGCATGGAATCAACTTCGCAGTAGCTGGCTCTACTGCTTTGTCTTCTGAACTACTTTCGAAGAAGAAAATCTCATCTCTACTCACTAACTCTTCCCTCGACCTTCAACTTGATTGGATGTTCTCTCATTTCAATTCCATTTGCTACGATCAAAAAg ATTGCGACGAGAAGTTAAAGAATGCTTTGTTCTTGGTGGGTGAAATTGGTGCAAATGATTATAATTATGCCTTGCTACAAGGAAAAACTATTGAAGAGGTAAAAGAAATGGTACCAGAAGTTGTTCAAGCCATAAAGAATGCAGTTGAG aGAGTGATAAGCTACGGTGCTACTCGAGTTGTTGTTTCTGGAAACTTTCCAATTGGATGTTTTCCCATCTCCCTCACTGTCTTCCAAACCAATAATACAACAGATTACGACGAATACGACGAATATCACtgtttgaaaagtttgaatgCGTTGGCGAGTTATCACAATGatcaaataaaacaagttATCGAAGTactcaagaaagaaaatctacACACTGTTATCGTATACGGTGACTACTATAACGCATTTTTATGGATTCTACGTCGCGCTTCTATGCTCG GGTTTGACAATGGTTCTTTGCAAAAATCATGCTGTGGAATTGGAGGAGATTACAACTTTGATTTGAAGAGAACTTGTGGAAATAATGGAGTAGGTGTTTGTCCAAACCCAGATAAAGTTATTAGTTGGGATGGAGTTCATTTGACTCAAAAGGCTTACAAATACATAGCAGATTGGCTCATCCTCAACATCTCTCCAAAACTTAATTGCactctttaa